A genomic region of Halobacteriovorax sp. JY17 contains the following coding sequences:
- a CDS encoding nucleotide exchange factor GrpE: MTTENTENLETKVEESAPVSEEMENDNVETLETKDKKEELTEEEKAQAEQEDFKAKFYYLAAEMENLKKRQARETDNLLKYGNEKILSSLLDVLDNLDRTLMAISNDEDEKVKNIYIGVDMVKKQFSDVLLGNGLTEVESVGKIFDPNFHEAMAQQPAEGKKDDEIISEFQKGYILNGRLIRAAKVVITKN, from the coding sequence ATGACTACGGAAAATACAGAGAATTTAGAAACTAAAGTTGAAGAGAGCGCACCAGTTTCGGAAGAAATGGAAAATGATAATGTTGAGACTTTGGAAACAAAAGATAAGAAGGAAGAGTTAACTGAAGAAGAGAAAGCTCAAGCTGAACAAGAAGATTTCAAAGCAAAGTTTTATTACTTAGCTGCAGAAATGGAAAATCTTAAAAAAAGACAAGCTAGAGAAACTGATAATCTTCTTAAATACGGTAATGAGAAAATCTTATCTTCTCTTTTGGATGTTTTAGATAATTTAGATAGAACATTAATGGCAATTTCTAATGATGAAGATGAGAAAGTTAAAAATATTTACATTGGTGTAGATATGGTTAAGAAACAATTCTCTGATGTCTTATTGGGAAATGGTTTAACAGAAGTAGAATCTGTTGGGAAAATCTTTGATCCTAATTTTCATGAAGCAATGGCTCAGCAGCCGGCAGAAGGAAAGAAAGACGATGAAATTATCTCAGAGTTTCAAAAAGGTTATATTTTAAATGGTCGTCTTATAAGAGCGGCAAAAGTAGTAATAACAAAGAACTAA
- the dnaK gene encoding molecular chaperone DnaK, producing the protein MGKIIGIDLGTTNSCVSVLENGKYKIIANAEGHNTTPSVIGFANNGDTLVGQVAKRQAVTNPTKTLYGIKRLIGRKADTPEAKKFASVAPFEIFANKNGDAWVKVDGKEMSPQEISAIVLQKLKKAAEDYLGESVSEAVITVPAYFNDAQRQATKDAGKIAGLEVKRIINEPTAAALAYGLDSKVDKNIAVFDLGGGTFDISILEITTDGVFEVKATNGDTFLGGENFDEDIINFLAEEFNKTEGIDLRKDQMALQRLKEAAEKAKHELSNVNSTDVNLPFITADASGPKHLNINLSRAKFESLIAKDLEALARPCLTCLEDSGLDKNEIHEVILVGGSTRMPAVQERVREIFGKDASKGVNPDEVVAAGAAIQGGVLAGDVKDVLLLDVTPLSLGIETLGGVTTKIIEKNTTIPVKKSQVFSTAQDNQPAVSIHVLQGEREFANDNKTLGRFDLSGIAPAPRGVPQVEVIFDIDANGIVNVSAVDKATGNKQEVKITAGSGLSEEEIERMVKEAEANKDSDAKRREIVDTRNGLDALILSSEKMIKDGGDKIAEGDKKELEAAIEAAKGKLQSEVLDELKAEQERLQNASHKIAEQMYQQPGAEGQPGPDMGAGQPGAEAGAQAKKDDDDVVDADFKEV; encoded by the coding sequence ATGGGTAAAATTATTGGAATTGATTTAGGAACTACAAACTCTTGTGTTTCAGTTCTTGAAAACGGAAAGTATAAAATTATTGCAAATGCAGAAGGGCATAATACAACTCCTTCAGTGATTGGTTTTGCAAATAACGGTGACACTCTTGTAGGTCAAGTTGCAAAGAGACAAGCGGTTACAAACCCAACTAAAACTTTATATGGAATTAAAAGACTTATTGGTCGTAAGGCCGATACTCCTGAAGCGAAGAAATTTGCTAGCGTTGCTCCATTTGAAATTTTTGCAAATAAAAATGGTGATGCTTGGGTAAAAGTTGACGGTAAAGAAATGTCTCCACAAGAAATTTCAGCAATCGTTCTTCAAAAACTTAAGAAAGCAGCAGAAGACTATCTAGGTGAATCAGTTTCTGAAGCAGTTATTACAGTACCTGCTTACTTTAATGATGCTCAAAGACAAGCAACAAAAGACGCAGGTAAAATTGCAGGTCTTGAAGTTAAGAGAATTATCAACGAGCCAACGGCTGCGGCACTTGCTTACGGTCTTGATTCAAAAGTAGATAAGAATATCGCTGTATTTGACCTTGGTGGTGGTACATTTGATATCTCTATCCTTGAAATTACTACTGATGGTGTTTTCGAAGTTAAGGCAACTAACGGTGATACATTCCTAGGTGGAGAGAACTTTGATGAAGATATCATCAACTTTCTAGCTGAAGAATTTAATAAGACAGAAGGAATAGACCTTAGAAAAGATCAGATGGCACTTCAAAGACTTAAAGAAGCTGCTGAGAAAGCAAAGCATGAGCTTTCAAATGTAAATAGTACTGATGTAAATCTACCATTTATTACTGCTGATGCTTCAGGGCCAAAACATTTAAACATCAATCTTTCTAGAGCAAAATTTGAATCTCTAATTGCTAAAGATTTAGAAGCCCTTGCAAGACCATGTTTAACTTGTCTTGAAGACTCTGGTCTAGATAAGAACGAAATCCATGAGGTAATTCTTGTTGGTGGTTCTACTAGAATGCCAGCTGTTCAAGAGAGAGTTAGAGAAATCTTTGGTAAAGATGCTTCAAAAGGTGTTAACCCGGATGAAGTTGTTGCAGCAGGTGCAGCTATTCAAGGTGGTGTCCTAGCTGGTGATGTTAAGGATGTTCTTCTTTTAGATGTTACTCCTCTATCTCTTGGTATTGAAACTCTTGGTGGTGTTACAACTAAAATTATCGAAAAGAACACAACTATTCCTGTGAAGAAATCACAAGTATTCTCAACAGCTCAAGATAATCAACCAGCAGTTTCTATTCACGTGCTTCAAGGTGAAAGAGAGTTTGCTAATGATAATAAAACTCTTGGTAGATTTGATCTTTCAGGAATTGCTCCAGCTCCAAGAGGTGTTCCTCAAGTTGAAGTTATTTTTGATATTGATGCTAACGGTATTGTTAACGTATCTGCAGTTGATAAAGCGACAGGTAATAAACAAGAAGTTAAAATCACTGCCGGTTCAGGACTTTCTGAAGAAGAAATCGAAAGAATGGTTAAAGAAGCGGAAGCGAATAAGGATTCAGATGCTAAGAGAAGAGAAATTGTAGATACTAGAAATGGTTTAGACGCTTTAATCCTTAGTAGCGAAAAAATGATTAAAGATGGTGGAGATAAAATAGCTGAAGGTGATAAGAAAGAACTTGAAGCTGCAATCGAAGCTGCGAAAGGAAAACTACAATCAGAAGTTCTTGATGAGTTAAAGGCTGAGCAAGAAAGACTTCAGAATGCTTCTCATAAAATTGCAGAGCAAATGTATCAGCAGCCAGGTGCTGAAGGTCAGCCGGGACCAGATATGGGAGCGGGACAACCAGGTGCAGAAGCTGGAGCTCAAGCGAAGAAAGACGACGATGATGTTGTTGATGCAGACTTTAAAGAAGTTTAA
- the dnaJ gene encoding molecular chaperone DnaJ, which yields MSKRDYYETLGVEKGASKDEIKKAYRKKAMKYHPDRNPDNAEAEAKFKEASEAAEVLLDDNKKSRYDQFGHAGVDGQGGGFGGGGFGGGGGGFGDFGDLGDIFGDIFGGGGGRGRGGRRRSAARPGNDLQMSLEVDFSEAAFGCEKNISLTRLAECGTCNGTGGKDGSQPVNCDMCGGMGEVRRQQGFFTVSQTCPKCSGAGQTVSDPCGTCHGDGRTRKKTELEVKVPGGIDHGQRLKLTGEGDAGSKGGPSGDLYVVIDIKEHDLFERDGFDVHCTIPVSFSQAALGAEVEVPTLNGKVSVKVPTGTQSGKKMRLKGKGIQRLGGYGNGDQIMHIHVETPQKLTKEQEELFQQLASFDSDSSHPMSNGFFDKVKNLFQ from the coding sequence ATGAGTAAGAGAGATTATTACGAAACTCTTGGGGTAGAGAAGGGCGCTAGTAAGGACGAAATCAAAAAAGCCTACAGAAAAAAAGCGATGAAGTATCACCCTGATCGAAATCCTGACAACGCAGAGGCTGAAGCAAAGTTCAAAGAGGCTTCAGAAGCCGCAGAAGTTCTTTTAGATGATAATAAGAAATCTCGTTATGATCAATTTGGTCATGCTGGAGTTGATGGTCAAGGCGGTGGTTTTGGCGGAGGAGGCTTCGGTGGAGGTGGAGGTGGATTTGGTGACTTCGGAGATCTTGGAGATATCTTTGGTGATATTTTCGGAGGAGGAGGAGGAAGAGGTAGAGGCGGACGTAGACGTTCTGCCGCTCGACCAGGAAATGACCTGCAAATGTCTCTAGAAGTAGATTTTTCTGAAGCTGCTTTTGGTTGCGAGAAAAATATTAGCCTAACAAGACTTGCTGAGTGTGGGACTTGTAATGGAACCGGTGGTAAAGACGGCTCTCAGCCTGTTAACTGCGATATGTGCGGTGGAATGGGTGAAGTGAGAAGGCAACAAGGCTTTTTCACAGTCTCTCAGACATGTCCAAAGTGTTCTGGTGCAGGTCAAACAGTTAGTGATCCATGCGGAACTTGTCATGGAGATGGAAGAACAAGAAAGAAGACTGAACTTGAGGTAAAAGTTCCTGGTGGAATTGACCATGGGCAAAGACTCAAGCTTACTGGAGAAGGCGATGCTGGATCTAAGGGCGGACCGTCCGGTGATTTATATGTTGTAATTGACATTAAAGAACATGACCTCTTTGAAAGAGATGGCTTTGATGTTCATTGCACGATTCCAGTTTCATTTTCTCAGGCAGCACTTGGGGCCGAGGTAGAAGTTCCAACTCTCAATGGAAAAGTTTCAGTAAAAGTTCCAACAGGAACTCAATCTGGAAAGAAGATGAGACTTAAAGGAAAAGGAATTCAACGCCTTGGTGGTTATGGAAATGGTGATCAGATCATGCATATTCATGTTGAAACACCACAAAAGCTAACTAAAGAGCAGGAAGAATTATTTCAGCAATTAGCAAGTTTTGATAGCGACTCTTCTCATCCAATGAGTAATGGATTCTTTGATAAAGTAAAAAATTTATTTCAATAA
- a CDS encoding ABC transporter substrate-binding protein has translation MKKFISTIILLALCSCSGISLLSGSDPSDLYTEKFMTFINAVKEDYKKGQSEIALKKLQAYQTETLLPTEKALRRNLIGVINFGEKNYEQGIYNFEMALSSSRLDKNLTAQIHLNLASSYYKMGYLDKAFSTLSITEFKNLEAAESKKYHKLNYNLANELDKPSNAMRSIIWYLSPIDTLSGLKSEVMYEKLMGSFFQLEENQKKRILQEFEDEPFLVVGYLGYLEAEKLYYKGKKDEAKDLLGWVEDRYKNFQEVSLLIANFQFRLDNFTKMNPHSIGVILPNSGDKVEFGKRALIGIDNGIRELNNKFEGKPPFEIFVKDSEGSGVVGAYRVKELVEKNYVSVIIGGLFSSEATKEYLEARKHGVFFISLSQIYLPKEEKNHLLLEIPGSVESLIDNLFSEKMLAHFGKKAAVIYPDSERGRAYVDEFWRKARIHQVKVTDVKTYDKNKTDHRETIQKLLGLKYKREREEELAIMEDIHSLEKNHSTRRIQNLKPIIDFDWVFMPAFPNEALQIIPSFTYFDAFNLNIIGGPSWRSQALSRESYKLGSLYFVGDDFSIKDKTFVNSFIDRYKIKPRLIEMRAYDAFKVISSVLSDNSPGTRDELEMLIRNKENFSGITGTWVLNDGVWLKKMVPLKLRRGKIEQVTLEVKADAKTTL, from the coding sequence ATGAAAAAATTCATTTCGACAATAATATTACTCGCCCTTTGCTCATGTTCGGGAATCTCCTTACTTTCTGGAAGCGATCCAAGTGATCTTTATACAGAGAAATTTATGACATTTATTAATGCCGTAAAAGAGGATTATAAAAAGGGGCAGTCTGAAATTGCTCTAAAGAAACTTCAGGCTTATCAAACAGAAACACTTCTTCCAACTGAGAAGGCCTTGAGGCGAAACCTCATTGGTGTTATTAACTTCGGTGAGAAGAACTACGAGCAGGGGATCTATAACTTTGAAATGGCCCTTTCATCTTCTAGATTAGATAAGAATTTAACGGCACAGATTCATCTAAATCTAGCTAGTTCATATTATAAAATGGGTTATCTTGATAAGGCCTTCTCAACTCTTTCGATTACTGAATTTAAAAACCTAGAAGCTGCAGAAAGTAAGAAGTATCATAAGTTAAATTATAATTTAGCGAATGAGTTAGATAAGCCATCTAATGCGATGAGATCTATTATTTGGTATCTCTCTCCAATTGATACGTTAAGTGGATTAAAGTCCGAAGTTATGTATGAAAAGCTGATGGGATCATTCTTTCAGTTAGAAGAAAATCAAAAGAAGAGAATTTTACAAGAATTTGAAGATGAGCCTTTTCTTGTTGTGGGATACCTTGGATATCTGGAAGCAGAAAAGCTCTACTACAAAGGTAAGAAAGATGAAGCCAAGGATTTACTTGGATGGGTAGAGGATCGCTATAAAAACTTTCAAGAAGTTTCTCTTTTAATCGCAAATTTTCAATTTAGATTAGATAACTTTACAAAAATGAATCCTCATTCAATTGGAGTCATTTTACCAAATAGTGGTGATAAAGTTGAGTTTGGTAAAAGAGCACTCATTGGAATTGATAATGGTATTAGAGAGCTAAATAATAAATTTGAAGGAAAGCCTCCATTTGAAATTTTCGTTAAAGATAGTGAAGGAAGTGGAGTTGTAGGAGCTTATAGGGTTAAAGAGCTGGTTGAAAAAAATTATGTTTCTGTCATAATTGGTGGGTTATTTTCTTCAGAAGCAACAAAGGAATACTTAGAGGCGAGAAAGCATGGTGTATTCTTTATTTCTCTTTCGCAGATCTATCTTCCAAAAGAAGAAAAGAATCACCTTCTTCTAGAGATTCCAGGTTCTGTAGAGTCGTTGATTGATAACCTCTTCTCTGAAAAAATGCTTGCTCACTTTGGAAAGAAGGCCGCTGTTATTTATCCAGATTCTGAAAGAGGACGTGCTTATGTTGATGAGTTTTGGAGGAAAGCGAGAATTCATCAAGTTAAAGTTACTGATGTAAAAACTTACGACAAGAATAAAACGGATCATAGAGAAACAATTCAAAAGCTCTTAGGTCTTAAGTATAAGAGGGAGAGAGAAGAAGAGCTTGCCATAATGGAAGACATTCACTCCTTAGAAAAGAATCATTCAACGAGAAGAATTCAAAACCTAAAACCAATTATTGATTTTGATTGGGTCTTTATGCCAGCGTTTCCAAATGAAGCACTACAGATCATTCCATCATTCACTTACTTTGATGCTTTTAATTTAAATATTATCGGAGGGCCTAGTTGGAGATCTCAGGCCTTAAGTAGAGAGAGTTATAAATTAGGATCACTCTACTTTGTCGGAGATGATTTTAGTATTAAAGATAAGACATTTGTTAATAGCTTTATCGACCGCTATAAAATTAAACCTAGACTCATTGAAATGCGTGCCTATGATGCTTTCAAAGTGATTAGCAGTGTTCTCTCTGATAATTCTCCAGGAACGAGAGATGAATTAGAAATGCTTATTCGAAATAAAGAAAACTTCTCAGGAATTACTGGAACATGGGTTCTAAATGATGGAGTTTGGCTTAAGAAAATGGTTCCTCTAAAACTTAGAAGAGGAAAAATTGAGCAAGTTACTTTAGAAGTAAAGGCCGACGCCAAGACTACTTTGTAG